One genomic segment of Diceros bicornis minor isolate mBicDic1 chromosome 25, mDicBic1.mat.cur, whole genome shotgun sequence includes these proteins:
- the LOC131421416 gene encoding cytochrome P450 2D14-like — protein sequence MELLSGETLGSLAVALAIFLLLVDLMHQCQRWAQRYPLGPMPLPGLGNQLQVDFQDLLSCFTQMRKLRCHFRDVFSMQLPWTPVVILTGLSAMREALVYCSEDTSDHPPAPILEHLGFGPCPGHPPAELQPWPPCRGLLLDPSAVLGGSALRVSTEEQGPTIVFPRDCECPAQHPAHDDLTNGGGTESKA from the exons ATGGAGCTGCTGAGTGGGGAAACACTGGGATCCCTGGCTGTGGCCCTGGCCATCTTCCTGCTCCTGGTGGACCTGATGCACCAGTGCCAACGCTGGGCCCAACGCTACCCACTAGGCCCCATGCCCCTCCCTGGGCTGGGCAACCAGCTGCAGGTGGACTTCCAGGACTTGCTTTCCTGCTTTACTCAGATGAggaag CTGCGGTGCCACTTTAGGGACGTGTTCAGCATGCAGCTGCCCTGGACGCCTGTGGTCATACTCACTGGGCTGTCGGCCATGCGCGAGGCGCTGGTGTACTGCAGCGAGGACACCTCCGACCACCCACCTGCTCCCATCTTGGAGCACCTGGGCTTTGGGCCCTGCCCAGG GCACCCGCCTGCGGAACTGCAGCCGTGGCCGCCCTGCCGGGGCCTCCTCCTGGATCCCAGCGCTGTGCTGGGCGGGTCTGCACTGCGAGTCAG CACTGAAGAACAAGGGCCCACCATCGTCTTCCCCCGAGACTGTGAGTGCccagcccagcacccagcacatgaTGATCTGACCAATGGGGGTGGAACAGAATCCAAGGCCTGA